Proteins from a single region of Thermoplasmata archaeon:
- a CDS encoding proteasome assembly chaperone family protein, producing MDDVVILPTEKVALRDPILVEGLPGVGNVGKLASDYLRDQLKAKPLATVFSRFFPPQVYVNEDGIIRLVSNELSYYRNPKAARDIVILGGDYQGISPEGQYEITHRVLEFVHKLGVRDLYTLAGFAQGHVVEKPRVLGAATSPARVEAMKKLGVIFSRNDPGGGLIGASGLFLGLGRMFQMEGVCLMGETSGYFVDPRGAQAVLKILSQAIEVDVDFRDLESKAKEIDRIAQRIHDSEKGANEPTPGPSPAREDIGYIG from the coding sequence ATGGACGACGTGGTGATTCTGCCGACCGAGAAGGTCGCGCTGCGCGACCCGATCCTCGTCGAGGGACTCCCGGGCGTCGGCAATGTCGGCAAGCTCGCCTCCGATTATCTCCGGGACCAGCTGAAGGCGAAGCCGCTCGCCACGGTCTTTTCCCGCTTCTTTCCGCCGCAGGTCTACGTCAATGAGGACGGGATCATCCGGCTCGTCTCCAACGAGCTATCGTACTACCGGAACCCGAAGGCCGCGCGGGACATCGTGATCCTCGGCGGCGACTACCAAGGCATCAGCCCCGAGGGCCAGTACGAGATCACGCACCGCGTTCTCGAGTTCGTGCACAAGCTCGGGGTCCGAGATCTGTACACCCTCGCCGGGTTCGCCCAGGGCCACGTCGTGGAGAAGCCTCGCGTCCTCGGCGCTGCGACCAGCCCCGCGCGTGTGGAGGCCATGAAGAAGCTTGGCGTGATCTTCTCCCGCAACGACCCCGGAGGGGGGCTCATCGGTGCGAGCGGTCTGTTCCTCGGGCTCGGACGCATGTTCCAGATGGAGGGCGTCTGCCTCATGGGCGAGACCTCCGGGTATTTTGTAGATCCCCGCGGCGCCCAAGCGGTGCTCAAGATCCTTTCTCAAGCAATCGAGGTCGACGTCGATTTCAGAGACCTCGAGTCGAAAGCGAAGGAGATCGACCGGATCGCCCAGCGCATCCACGATTCCGAGAAGGGAGCGAACGAGCCCACCCCGGGCCCGAGCCCGGCCCGCGAGGACATCGGGTACATCGGCTGA
- a CDS encoding SAM-dependent methyltransferase: MPSPRPPSAAVDETAEDLARERALVERIGASAETDGFVPFDRFMDWALYAEGIGYYTGPTNPLGRSGDFYTAPHVHPLFGRALARRVQQVRDRFVADAPFRVVELGPGDGTLSAAVVEELGREPDAGSRYSYVLVERSPSLRTASLERAHAFGACAGISVTTEEGLGSSGPFVGVVIAHEVLDAQPVRRLVYRRAGWQELGVRAVGDRVEPAESRPSRPLPPNPPAAPQDGEIWEHAAGTTTCVRAISDHLASGVAIVIDYGMDAAELRSAHPTGTLAGVRRHQPVEEPWTHPGRVDLSTFVDFTRVRADATRFGLYELAYSSQAEALGRWGFDELLREALRAAPSAEARVRTQLAAKSLLFGFERFRVLELAPAGGVVPPIT; encoded by the coding sequence ATGCCCTCGCCCCGTCCTCCGAGCGCGGCGGTGGACGAGACCGCGGAGGATCTCGCGCGAGAACGGGCTTTGGTCGAACGCATAGGCGCGAGCGCAGAGACCGATGGGTTCGTTCCATTCGACCGGTTCATGGATTGGGCTCTATACGCCGAAGGGATCGGGTACTACACCGGCCCTACGAACCCGCTCGGTCGATCGGGAGATTTCTACACCGCTCCGCACGTCCATCCTCTGTTCGGTCGAGCATTGGCCCGGCGCGTGCAGCAGGTGCGCGATCGGTTCGTGGCGGACGCGCCCTTCCGCGTCGTGGAGCTGGGCCCCGGGGATGGTACCCTCTCCGCTGCGGTCGTGGAAGAGCTCGGTCGAGAACCCGATGCGGGGTCGCGCTACTCCTACGTCCTAGTCGAACGCTCCCCCTCGCTTCGGACGGCCTCGCTCGAACGCGCCCATGCGTTCGGGGCCTGCGCCGGGATCTCCGTTACGACCGAGGAAGGGCTCGGTTCCTCGGGTCCGTTCGTCGGAGTGGTGATCGCGCACGAGGTCCTCGACGCCCAGCCGGTGCGCCGCCTGGTCTACCGACGGGCGGGCTGGCAGGAGCTCGGCGTCCGGGCGGTCGGGGATCGCGTAGAGCCGGCGGAGTCGCGACCTTCCCGCCCCTTGCCTCCGAACCCTCCCGCTGCTCCGCAGGACGGGGAGATCTGGGAACATGCGGCGGGCACTACGACCTGCGTGCGCGCCATCTCCGACCATCTGGCGAGCGGGGTCGCGATCGTGATTGATTACGGCATGGACGCCGCGGAGCTCCGAAGCGCACATCCGACGGGAACTCTCGCCGGGGTCCGACGCCATCAGCCCGTGGAGGAGCCGTGGACGCATCCCGGGCGCGTCGACCTGAGCACCTTCGTCGACTTCACCCGCGTGCGCGCCGACGCCACCCGGTTCGGCCTCTACGAGCTCGCCTACTCTTCCCAGGCGGAGGCGCTCGGCCGGTGGGGGTTCGACGAGCTCCTTCGGGAGGCGCTACGGGCGGCCCCGTCGGCCGAGGCCCGGGTCCGGACCCAGCTTGCGGCCAAGAGCCTACTGTTCGGGTTCGAACGGTTCCGGGTGCTCGAGCTCGCGCCCGCCGGGGGCGTCGTACCGCCTATCACGTAA
- a CDS encoding toprim domain-containing protein translates to MRGGEDADPAFDEFLELWRRLWRANRDDAAVILVEGERDRRSLTRLGLEGEIALVHRGKSLAETAQALVQRHRAVILLTDWDREGGNLARRLRALLQVGGVALDLEYRRRLARILRGEVVHVEGLYGWAQRMAERRGATITETLERLQADGP, encoded by the coding sequence ATGCGCGGGGGGGAGGACGCCGACCCGGCCTTCGACGAATTCCTGGAGCTGTGGCGTCGGCTCTGGCGCGCGAACCGCGACGACGCCGCGGTAATCCTGGTCGAAGGCGAGCGCGATCGCCGATCCCTGACCCGTCTCGGCCTGGAAGGAGAGATCGCGCTCGTGCACCGCGGAAAGTCCCTCGCCGAGACCGCGCAGGCGCTCGTGCAGCGCCACCGGGCGGTCATCCTGCTCACGGACTGGGACAGAGAGGGAGGGAACCTCGCCCGACGGCTCCGCGCTCTACTCCAGGTCGGGGGGGTCGCGCTCGATCTCGAGTACCGGCGCCGTCTCGCCCGCATCCTTCGCGGAGAGGTGGTCCACGTGGAGGGACTCTACGGATGGGCCCAGCGCATGGCCGAACGCCGGGGCGCCACGATCACGGAGACGCTGGAGCGCCTGCAGGCCGACGGCCCCTAA